The following are encoded in a window of Sulfurimonas sp. C5 genomic DNA:
- a CDS encoding GGDEF domain-containing protein gives MKKDELKSLVTQLYNDLIDNIDAQESPNKDQVAEYLQDAVLTIQSLNENQMDTIEHAQQAFTNAYKIIAEQGISSYQETNNKFLDLTEKHQANLEEYKNSAMVDSKVITEKFDELHQHMTFEVKRANSVIENLHARIKELEENSQLDSLTKTYNRRAFNLYLTQLCDKEKIQEDMHFLILDIDDFKNINDTYGHVAGDKVLIFITNLLKKTLRDGDKIFRYGGEEFVIILNRIDNDSCLQIAHRILKLVSSNKLIYKGTTLQVTVSIGSTKFHEGDTPVDLLERADMALYRSKKNGKNQMNTEIK, from the coding sequence TTGAAAAAAGATGAATTAAAATCTCTTGTAACGCAGTTATATAACGATTTAATAGACAATATTGACGCGCAAGAATCCCCAAATAAAGATCAAGTAGCAGAGTATCTTCAAGATGCAGTTCTCACTATCCAATCTCTTAATGAAAATCAGATGGATACGATTGAACATGCACAACAAGCATTTACAAATGCCTATAAAATCATTGCTGAACAGGGAATATCATCTTATCAAGAAACAAATAATAAATTTTTAGATCTTACAGAAAAACATCAAGCAAATTTAGAAGAATATAAAAATTCTGCAATGGTTGATTCTAAAGTTATTACAGAAAAGTTTGATGAACTTCATCAACATATGACTTTTGAAGTAAAAAGAGCAAACTCCGTTATAGAAAACCTACATGCAAGAATCAAGGAGTTAGAAGAAAATTCTCAACTCGATTCATTGACTAAAACATATAACCGTCGTGCATTTAATTTATATCTGACACAATTATGTGACAAAGAAAAAATCCAAGAGGATATGCATTTTCTGATCTTAGATATTGATGATTTCAAAAATATCAATGACACTTACGGACATGTTGCCGGAGATAAAGTACTGATTTTCATTACAAATCTTCTTAAAAAAACACTACGTGACGGGGATAAGATTTTCAGATACGGCGGTGAAGAGTTTGTAATTATTCTTAATAGAATCGACAATGACAGCTGTTTACAAATCGCACATAGAATTTTAAAACTCGTTAGTAGTAACAAACTTATTTACAAAGGGACAACGTTGCAGGTAACCGTAAGTATAGGGAGTACTAAATTCCATGAAGGAGACACTCCTGTAGATCTATTGGAAAGAGCAGATATGGCTTTATACAGATCTAAAAAGAACGGTAAAAATCAAATGAATACGGAAATAAAATAA
- a CDS encoding CvpA family protein — protein MDLNYFDIVAGVIILLLGLKGIINGFFKEIFGLIGIIGGIFIASRLGDDVGQYLSDHIFKFSNESAISFTGFIVSLLGFWLVMIATGIVFQKLSKLSGLGALDKILGFAFGASKFFLIAAVIAFAISNIKSLKPTMDSVMQNSVLYPVLVSTGGFIMKIDPVEEVVDINESIDKATQMVEKTTQEIVGESIKEKIADINSTIETNTTNKEKK, from the coding sequence ATGGACTTAAATTATTTTGATATAGTAGCTGGAGTTATTATTCTTCTGCTTGGTCTTAAAGGGATCATAAATGGTTTTTTTAAAGAGATTTTTGGACTTATCGGAATCATTGGTGGTATTTTTATCGCTTCAAGATTAGGTGATGATGTCGGACAATATCTAAGTGACCATATCTTTAAATTTTCTAATGAGTCGGCTATCAGTTTTACGGGCTTTATAGTTTCACTGCTTGGTTTTTGGCTTGTTATGATCGCAACTGGTATAGTTTTTCAAAAGCTGAGCAAACTCAGCGGTCTTGGAGCACTGGATAAAATTCTAGGTTTTGCCTTTGGTGCTAGCAAATTTTTCCTAATCGCTGCAGTAATTGCTTTTGCTATCAGCAATATCAAATCTTTAAAACCGACGATGGATTCTGTAATGCAAAACAGTGTTTTATATCCGGTTCTAGTCTCAACGGGTGGATTTATTATGAAAATAGATCCTGTTGAAGAGGTTGTTGACATTAACGAAAGTATCGACAAAGCTACACAGATGGTTGAAAAAACTACTCAAGAGATTGTTGGTGAATCAATTAAAGAAAAAATCGCTGATATAAATTCTACGATTGAAACGAATACAACCAACAAAGAGAAAAAATAA
- a CDS encoding Fur family transcriptional regulator yields the protein MSDITTNFNDRTIEYNQLLDDFKNLIKKNNLKFTIQREVILETLYNSDEHLTPEELHRIIQEKYPELNTGIATIYRTLSLLEDSHIVTSLSFGAQGKKYELGAKDHHDHLICTECGQITEFVDEEIEKRQHKITEELGFKMIDHSMQIYGICKACQEK from the coding sequence ATGTCTGATATAACTACGAACTTTAATGACAGAACGATAGAGTATAATCAACTGCTTGATGATTTTAAAAACCTTATCAAAAAAAACAATTTAAAGTTCACTATCCAGCGTGAAGTTATTTTAGAAACACTATATAATTCAGATGAGCACTTAACACCAGAAGAACTGCATAGAATTATTCAGGAAAAATACCCTGAGTTAAATACAGGTATTGCAACTATATACAGAACTCTCTCTTTACTGGAAGATTCTCATATAGTTACTTCATTATCTTTCGGTGCCCAAGGGAAAAAGTATGAACTTGGTGCAAAAGATCACCATGACCATTTAATCTGTACAGAGTGTGGTCAGATTACTGAATTTGTTGATGAAGAGATAGAAAAACGTCAACACAAAATCACTGAAGAGCTCGGTTTTAAAATGATCGATCATTCTATGCAGATCTACGGTATCTGCAAAGCTTGCCAAGAAAAATAA
- the lysS gene encoding lysine--tRNA ligase → MTFDNKFVQQRIQKAKALKESGFNPYSNNSKRNTTIAKYINVNQDIFDKEEKRDEKRNYTVSGRIKLLRIMGKASFAKIEDESGMLQVYIARDNLPEGFYNETFKKNIEVGDIIEVAGYPFVTGKGELSLHVDELHLLTKAISPLPEKFHGITDKETRYRKRYLDLIMNSEVRRTFQIRSQVISLTRRFFEDKGFLEVETPMMHPIAGGANAKPFVTHHNALGIDRYLRIAPELYLKRLIVGGFEAVFEINRNFRNEGMDATHNPEFTSIEFYWAYKTYKDLIEITKEYFHYLFDHLNLPTILPYGDMEVNFNNFQEIPLIKSLSEIGGVPEEIVYDKEKILDFLRSKNLEANAAMNLGQLQGELFDEFVEEKLIDPTFITEYPVEISPLARRSDENPAITERFELFIAGREIANAFSELNDPVDQLERFEGQMAAKDSGDDEAHEMDSDFVEALSYGMAPTAGQGIGIDRLVMLLTNEHSIRDVLLFPAMKPLHNEIHSEDEEE, encoded by the coding sequence TTGACTTTTGACAATAAATTTGTACAACAAAGAATCCAAAAAGCAAAAGCGTTAAAAGAGTCTGGTTTTAACCCGTATTCTAATAACTCAAAAAGAAATACTACAATTGCTAAATATATTAACGTAAACCAAGATATTTTTGATAAAGAAGAGAAGCGTGATGAAAAACGCAACTATACTGTAAGCGGTCGTATTAAACTTCTTCGTATTATGGGTAAAGCAAGTTTTGCAAAGATCGAAGATGAAAGCGGAATGTTACAGGTTTACATCGCTAGAGACAATCTTCCTGAAGGTTTTTACAATGAAACTTTCAAGAAAAACATTGAAGTTGGTGACATTATCGAAGTTGCAGGATACCCATTCGTAACTGGTAAAGGGGAACTTTCTTTACACGTTGATGAGTTACATTTATTGACAAAAGCGATCTCTCCTCTTCCTGAAAAATTCCACGGGATTACAGATAAAGAGACTAGATACAGAAAACGTTACCTTGACCTAATCATGAACTCTGAAGTACGTCGTACATTTCAAATCCGTTCACAAGTAATTTCACTTACAAGAAGATTTTTTGAAGACAAAGGTTTCTTAGAAGTTGAAACTCCTATGATGCACCCAATTGCAGGTGGAGCAAATGCTAAACCATTCGTTACTCACCACAATGCACTTGGAATTGACAGATACCTAAGAATTGCACCTGAGCTTTATTTAAAAAGACTTATTGTTGGTGGATTCGAAGCTGTATTTGAGATCAACAGAAACTTCAGAAACGAAGGTATGGATGCTACTCACAATCCAGAATTTACTTCGATCGAATTCTACTGGGCATATAAAACATACAAAGACCTAATAGAGATCACAAAAGAGTATTTTCATTACCTTTTCGATCACTTAAATCTTCCTACAATCTTACCGTACGGTGATATGGAAGTAAACTTTAACAACTTTCAAGAGATTCCACTTATCAAATCACTTTCAGAGATTGGTGGCGTTCCTGAAGAGATCGTATATGACAAAGAAAAAATCTTAGACTTTTTACGTTCAAAAAATCTAGAGGCTAATGCAGCTATGAATCTTGGACAACTGCAAGGTGAACTTTTTGACGAGTTCGTTGAAGAAAAACTAATCGATCCTACATTCATTACAGAGTATCCTGTAGAGATCTCTCCACTTGCACGTAGAAGTGATGAAAATCCTGCTATTACTGAGAGATTTGAGCTGTTCATTGCAGGTCGTGAGATCGCAAATGCATTCAGCGAGTTAAACGACCCTGTTGATCAGTTAGAGCGTTTTGAAGGGCAAATGGCTGCTAAAGACAGCGGTGACGATGAAGCGCATGAAATGGACAGTGATTTCGTTGAAGCACTAAGCTACGGTATGGCTCCAACTGCAGGACAAGGTATCGGTATCGACAGACTTGTAATGCTTCTTACAAACGAGCACAGTATCCGTGACGTACTACTGTTCCCTGCTATGAAACCTTTACATAATGAAATTCATTCAGAGGATGAAGAGGAATAA
- a CDS encoding DUF302 domain-containing protein, with product MIKNILAVIGALVLVAMIGFYAMFGSKVASLHPKAMPAFMAMFDNILTNGDPARAMMKTWEVQEGISGDEVKESIEALTEEYNMRLTGYVKMYTKEDAAPDEVKEARIYSLCNLTTAKVFLNYSQWYGGFMPCRIMYIQYGDGHANLISMDMTLAIYGGKPLPPEMLEAALKVKEAMEMVPERAAKGDF from the coding sequence ATGATAAAAAATATACTAGCGGTTATAGGTGCTTTAGTATTGGTAGCTATGATAGGATTTTATGCAATGTTCGGCTCGAAAGTTGCTTCACTACATCCAAAAGCAATGCCTGCATTTATGGCTATGTTTGACAATATTTTAACAAACGGTGATCCTGCTCGTGCAATGATGAAAACTTGGGAAGTTCAAGAGGGTATCAGTGGAGACGAAGTAAAAGAATCTATCGAAGCTCTTACTGAAGAGTACAATATGAGACTTACAGGTTATGTAAAAATGTATACAAAAGAGGATGCTGCTCCTGATGAAGTAAAAGAAGCAAGAATTTACTCTTTATGTAACTTAACAACTGCAAAAGTATTTCTAAACTATTCACAATGGTATGGTGGGTTTATGCCTTGTAGAATTATGTATATCCAATATGGAGATGGGCATGCAAATCTAATCAGTATGGATATGACTCTTGCAATTTATGGTGGTAAGCCGTTACCTCCAGAGATGCTTGAAGCTGCATTAAAAGTTAAAGAAGCGATGGAGATGGTTCCAGAGCGTGCTGCAAAAGGTGACTTCTAA
- a CDS encoding serine hydroxymethyltransferase, with the protein MSFLKEFDEEVYNLCEKELERQTDHLEMIASENFTLPAVMEAMGSVFTNKYAEGYPAKRYYGGCEYADGVEQLAIDRACELFNCKFANVQPHAGSQANGAVYAALLQAGDKILGMDLSHGGHLTHGSKVSFSGKNYHSFTYGVELDGRINYERVLDIAKITQPKIIVCGASAYAREIDFKKFREIADEVGAILFADIAHIAGLVAAGEHPSPFPYADVVTTTTHKTLAGPRGGMIMTNDEDIAKKINSAIFPGLQGGPLVHVIAAKAVGFKHNLSDAWKEYAKQVKKNAAVLAEVLIKRGYDVVSGGTDNHLVLVSFLNKEFSGKDADAALGNAGITVNKNTVPGETRSPFVTSGIRVGSPALTSRGMKEKEFEIIANKMADVLDDINNTDLQAKVKEELTALARNFVIYNQATY; encoded by the coding sequence ATGAGCTTTTTAAAAGAGTTTGATGAAGAAGTATACAACCTATGTGAAAAAGAGTTAGAAAGACAAACTGACCATTTAGAGATGATTGCATCTGAGAACTTTACACTTCCAGCAGTTATGGAAGCTATGGGAAGCGTTTTCACAAATAAATATGCTGAAGGTTATCCTGCAAAAAGATATTACGGCGGATGTGAATATGCTGACGGTGTTGAGCAGTTAGCAATCGATAGAGCTTGTGAGCTTTTTAATTGTAAATTTGCAAACGTACAACCACACGCAGGAAGCCAGGCTAACGGTGCAGTTTATGCAGCACTTTTACAAGCCGGTGATAAAATTCTAGGGATGGATTTAAGCCATGGTGGGCACTTAACTCACGGTTCTAAAGTAAGTTTCTCTGGTAAAAACTACCACTCTTTTACATATGGTGTTGAACTAGACGGTAGAATCAATTATGAAAGAGTACTAGATATTGCAAAAATCACTCAACCGAAAATTATCGTATGTGGTGCATCTGCTTATGCTCGTGAAATTGATTTCAAAAAATTCCGCGAAATTGCTGATGAAGTTGGTGCTATCCTATTCGCTGACATCGCACACATTGCAGGACTTGTAGCAGCTGGTGAACACCCTAGCCCATTCCCTTATGCTGATGTTGTTACAACAACTACACACAAAACTCTTGCAGGACCGCGTGGTGGTATGATTATGACAAATGATGAAGATATTGCTAAAAAAATAAACTCTGCTATCTTCCCAGGTCTTCAAGGTGGACCACTTGTTCATGTAATTGCTGCAAAAGCTGTTGGTTTCAAACACAACCTAAGTGATGCGTGGAAAGAATATGCAAAACAAGTAAAGAAAAATGCTGCTGTTTTAGCTGAAGTTTTAATCAAACGCGGTTACGATGTTGTAAGTGGCGGAACTGACAACCACTTAGTACTTGTAAGCTTTTTAAACAAAGAATTCAGCGGTAAAGATGCAGATGCTGCTCTTGGTAATGCAGGTATTACTGTAAATAAAAACACTGTTCCAGGTGAAACAAGAAGCCCATTCGTTACTTCAGGAATTCGTGTAGGTTCACCTGCTCTTACTTCTCGCGGTATGAAAGAGAAAGAGTTTGAAATTATTGCAAATAAAATGGCTGATGTTTTAGATGACATTAACAACACTGATCTTCAAGCAAAAGTAAAAGAAGAATTAACAGCTTTAGCACGTAACTTTGTAATTTATAATCAAGCAACATATTAA
- a CDS encoding DUF1882 domain-containing protein: MTAMDLKLIKMVTDHYWIKRDTVVDKISFKGRTFYNKFEKVNELLSQSVINRHLKGEITVAHSLVNKHNKVENIVIDYNGRDPERFYHKTQLLLREEGFINFTAYKTKTEGHLHVYIHKGHTTLQEAIQLGKMLSMKLAAKQPKQWRMFPNNDMPDEYNILTLPYEVYAKERGASWSKHM, translated from the coding sequence ATGACTGCAATGGATCTTAAACTTATAAAAATGGTCACTGACCACTACTGGATCAAAAGAGATACAGTAGTGGACAAGATTAGTTTCAAAGGGCGTACTTTTTATAACAAATTTGAAAAAGTAAATGAACTCCTTTCACAATCGGTAATTAACAGACATCTAAAAGGTGAAATTACGGTTGCCCATTCTTTAGTAAATAAGCACAATAAAGTAGAAAATATTGTGATCGATTACAATGGCCGAGATCCAGAAAGATTTTATCATAAAACACAACTTCTTCTCCGTGAAGAAGGTTTTATAAATTTCACAGCATACAAAACAAAAACCGAGGGGCATCTGCATGTGTATATCCATAAAGGGCATACAACATTGCAAGAAGCCATTCAGCTTGGTAAAATGCTAAGTATGAAACTTGCAGCAAAACAACCAAAACAGTGGCGAATGTTTCCAAATAACGATATGCCTGATGAATATAATATTCTGACACTTCCATATGAAGTATATGCCAAAGAGCGTGGAGCATCTTGGTCTAAACATATGTAA
- a CDS encoding SPOR domain-containing protein, which produces MNENNELSDIVLNKNSSSSSSKKMVLAIATLGIILIAVVTLMKSCGSDSVNGAPQAVIPPQPQQMLTDEENDNITDKSTATEEPLFEEVEVVEDGNVDDADLDKIAQKLKEESQEDIATKPAPVQTKPKVQEQKPVVKPAPTTTPIKTTATTSYYIQVGSFTKYEPNQKFLTSITKLGYKYTYHKVTINGKTLNKVLVGPFTTEQEARDARRILRSKVEPGAFLVKLK; this is translated from the coding sequence ATGAACGAAAATAATGAACTAAGTGATATTGTTTTAAATAAAAATTCTTCTTCAAGCTCTAGCAAAAAGATGGTGCTTGCTATCGCAACATTAGGGATCATACTTATTGCTGTTGTGACACTTATGAAATCATGTGGTTCGGATAGTGTTAACGGTGCACCTCAAGCTGTTATTCCACCACAACCGCAACAAATGCTTACAGATGAAGAAAATGACAATATAACAGACAAATCTACAGCAACAGAAGAACCACTTTTTGAAGAAGTAGAAGTTGTAGAAGATGGGAATGTAGACGATGCCGATCTTGATAAAATTGCTCAAAAGCTAAAAGAGGAATCACAAGAAGACATTGCAACAAAACCGGCACCTGTACAAACTAAGCCAAAAGTTCAGGAACAAAAACCTGTTGTAAAACCAGCTCCAACGACTACACCTATTAAAACTACTGCTACAACATCATATTATATTCAAGTAGGCTCATTTACGAAATATGAACCAAATCAAAAATTCTTAACTTCAATTACTAAACTTGGTTATAAATATACTTATCATAAAGTAACAATTAACGGTAAAACACTTAACAAAGTGCTTGTAGGACCGTTTACAACAGAACAAGAAGCTAGAGATGCTAGAAGAATATTACGCTCTAAAGTAGAACCGGGCGCATTTTTAGTAAAACTAAAATAA
- a CDS encoding anthranilate synthase component I family protein — protein MIHNKQFTLDQLAPIAVYSKIKELFQGEITYLFESASQSEGNYSFICIGARERLQYNNNQTIYTDAQGVIHTKDENPFTFLKEYYSKIDTEIYKETAKELNIGYVDGFIGYIGYDMVKVFEPVLKPYMDNLKDELETPDLDLILPKMVLIYSHKNNKVTLISTLDSYAQNFSEIEEHLKSTYVYKHRVFNIGNDKGSFAHTKEEFFEMIEKSREMIKSGDVFQILMTNRFTRNIKVDPFSFYRILRAKNPSPYMFLMEYEDFSIVGSSPEVMVRLDEGELLLRPIAGTRKRGKTKERDKELEEELLADPKELAEHLMLIDLGRNDVGRVAKTGTVKVENMMHIERYSHVMHIVSDVVAELQEDKDMFDLFMATFTAGTMTGAPKIRAMELIAEFEGLKRGFYSGSIGYFGFDGNMDSAITIRTALVKPDKVVLQAGAGVVADSVDELEYLEVNNKLGALIHSLEDLDKN, from the coding sequence TTGATACATAATAAACAGTTTACATTAGACCAGCTAGCACCCATAGCGGTCTATTCAAAGATCAAAGAACTATTTCAGGGTGAAATTACATATCTTTTTGAAAGTGCAAGCCAAAGTGAAGGCAATTACAGCTTTATCTGTATAGGTGCGAGAGAAAGACTGCAATATAACAATAATCAAACTATCTATACTGATGCTCAAGGTGTAATACATACAAAAGATGAAAATCCTTTTACATTTTTAAAAGAGTATTACTCTAAAATAGACACTGAAATATACAAAGAAACTGCCAAAGAGTTAAATATTGGTTATGTTGACGGTTTTATCGGTTATATTGGTTACGATATGGTAAAAGTGTTTGAGCCAGTTCTCAAACCTTATATGGATAATTTAAAAGATGAGCTTGAAACTCCTGATTTAGACCTTATCCTGCCAAAAATGGTACTGATCTATTCACATAAAAACAACAAGGTAACTCTAATTTCTACACTAGATAGCTATGCTCAAAATTTTTCTGAAATTGAAGAGCATCTAAAATCTACATATGTTTATAAGCACAGAGTTTTTAATATAGGAAATGACAAAGGCTCTTTTGCCCATACAAAAGAAGAGTTTTTTGAAATGATCGAAAAGTCTCGTGAAATGATTAAATCGGGTGATGTATTTCAGATCCTTATGACAAATCGTTTTACAAGAAATATCAAGGTAGATCCTTTTAGTTTTTATCGTATTCTCCGCGCGAAAAATCCTTCTCCGTATATGTTTTTAATGGAGTATGAGGATTTTAGCATTGTAGGTTCATCTCCGGAAGTGATGGTTAGACTGGATGAAGGTGAACTCCTTCTTCGCCCAATTGCCGGAACAAGAAAACGTGGAAAGACAAAAGAGCGTGATAAAGAGCTTGAAGAGGAACTGTTAGCCGACCCTAAAGAGCTTGCTGAGCACTTGATGCTTATCGATCTTGGACGCAATGATGTAGGCCGTGTTGCAAAAACAGGTACGGTAAAAGTAGAAAATATGATGCATATTGAACGCTATTCACACGTTATGCATATAGTGTCTGACGTTGTAGCAGAACTCCAAGAAGATAAAGATATGTTTGATCTTTTTATGGCTACTTTCACTGCCGGAACTATGACTGGTGCTCCAAAAATTCGTGCAATGGAGCTTATTGCAGAGTTTGAAGGTCTTAAACGCGGTTTTTACAGCGGAAGTATAGGTTACTTTGGATTTGACGGTAATATGGACAGTGCTATTACAATTAGAACAGCATTGGTAAAACCTGATAAAGTAGTGCTACAAGCAGGTGCCGGTGTTGTAGCTGACAGTGTTGATGAACTTGAATATCTTGAAGTTAACAACAAACTTGGTGCACTAATCCACTCACTAGAAGACTTAGACAAAAACTAA
- a CDS encoding shikimate dehydrogenase yields MQLFSIFGDPVSHSRSPLMHNSVFKNLNYKACYTRTHLLDGKELKKTFFDLGLSGANVTVPHKEAAYEACDEVRGFAKKVGVVNTLINENGKLIGYNTDADGFMFSIEEFSNINKVLIIGAGGTAKALSQKFLEESLDVSVLNRSVGRLSYFQEIGCKIFSWDSFTAQQFDLIVNTTSAGLSDDNLPAPKEMIETILEHTNYAADAIYGKLTPFLQLAKERNIPFKDGADMLLGQGVLANELFTNHSLNKEAIKQEMTKSFLY; encoded by the coding sequence ATGCAGCTTTTTTCTATCTTCGGTGACCCAGTTTCACACTCTCGCAGTCCCTTAATGCACAATAGTGTTTTTAAGAATTTGAACTACAAAGCATGCTATACTCGCACACATCTACTAGACGGTAAAGAGCTCAAAAAAACTTTTTTCGATTTAGGTCTTAGCGGTGCAAATGTAACCGTTCCTCATAAAGAAGCAGCCTACGAAGCGTGTGATGAAGTTCGTGGTTTTGCAAAAAAAGTTGGTGTAGTCAATACCCTTATTAATGAAAATGGTAAACTGATAGGCTATAACACGGATGCTGATGGATTTATGTTCAGTATAGAAGAGTTTAGCAATATCAATAAAGTACTTATCATTGGTGCCGGCGGTACTGCAAAAGCTCTTTCACAGAAATTTTTGGAAGAATCTTTAGATGTTAGTGTCTTAAATCGTTCTGTGGGGCGTCTTTCTTATTTTCAAGAGATAGGGTGTAAAATTTTCTCTTGGGATAGTTTTACTGCTCAACAATTCGATCTCATTGTTAATACAACAAGTGCAGGCCTTTCAGATGATAATCTTCCAGCACCAAAAGAGATGATTGAAACTATTTTAGAACATACAAATTATGCAGCAGATGCCATTTACGGAAAATTGACACCTTTTTTACAACTCGCAAAAGAGAGAAACATCCCTTTTAAAGACGGTGCAGATATGCTTTTAGGACAAGGTGTATTAGCAAATGAACTTTTTACCAACCATTCATTAAATAAAGAAGCTATCAAACAAGAGATGACAAAAAGCTTTCTCTACTAA
- a CDS encoding phospholipase A yields MKYIVFLLLPIMLLAQAEEKTETWFKGSSLEAYKVNYICPLSYTDHKYKSYLNDTKYHNTEVEVQFSIKYNIVDNLLGLGGKYYLSYSQHAFWQLYTNSKPFRENIYNPEVFARYDIKNEDIPNLKTLQIGYEHQSNGNPNTTYTTVDGQRIQNISRGINTLYASFGFAHKELYADIKIWYPIFSLDDNPDIMHYIGYTGIGLKYFYNDQVFSLNARGNLATKKGSIEAAYSYPIGRSVNLYTKFFSGYAETLIDYREHLNKFSIGFSFSR; encoded by the coding sequence ATGAAATATATTGTTTTCTTATTGTTACCGATTATGTTGTTAGCACAAGCTGAGGAAAAAACTGAAACATGGTTTAAAGGTTCTAGTCTTGAAGCATATAAAGTAAATTATATATGTCCATTATCATATACAGACCATAAATATAAGTCTTATTTAAATGATACAAAGTATCACAACACAGAAGTTGAGGTACAGTTTAGTATCAAATATAATATTGTAGATAATCTTTTAGGTTTAGGTGGTAAATATTATCTTTCATATTCCCAACATGCTTTTTGGCAGCTTTATACAAATTCAAAACCATTTAGAGAGAATATATATAATCCGGAAGTATTTGCTAGGTATGATATAAAAAATGAAGATATTCCTAATCTCAAAACATTGCAAATAGGATATGAACATCAATCAAATGGAAATCCAAATACTACATATACTACAGTTGATGGTCAAAGAATACAAAATATTTCAAGAGGAATCAATACACTATATGCATCTTTTGGTTTTGCACATAAAGAACTCTATGCAGATATAAAAATTTGGTATCCTATTTTTTCATTGGATGATAATCCGGATATTATGCATTATATAGGATATACGGGTATTGGACTGAAATATTTTTATAATGATCAAGTTTTCTCTTTAAATGCAAGAGGAAATTTAGCAACTAAAAAAGGCTCAATAGAAGCTGCTTATTCTTATCCTATTGGTCGTTCTGTAAATTTATATACAAAATTTTTTAGTGGATATGCAGAAACCCTAATTGATTATAGAGAACACTTAAATAAGTTTTCAATAGGATTTAGTTTTTCTAGATAA